One genomic segment of Salinigranum rubrum includes these proteins:
- a CDS encoding proteasome assembly chaperone family protein encodes MDDIEVEVLAEPELSDPILIEGLPGVGHVGKLAVEHLLEEFESEVVRRVYATEFPPQVTITDGVAELASAELHAVTIADEATDDETDGIDLLVLTGDHQAQTNAGHYRLTEAFLDLAEEIGVQQVFALGGVPTGELVEEPSVLGAVSAGEHIEALEDVGVEFREDEPAGGVVGVSGLMLGLGGRRGLEVACLMGETSGYLVDPKSAQAVLVVLEDVLGFDVSFEALEERAEEMEEVVGKIQEMQDQQGSVPTDDDLRYIG; translated from the coding sequence ATGGATGACATCGAAGTCGAGGTGTTGGCGGAGCCGGAGCTGTCGGACCCGATACTCATCGAGGGGCTCCCGGGCGTCGGCCACGTCGGGAAGCTGGCGGTCGAACACCTCCTCGAAGAGTTCGAGAGCGAGGTCGTACGGCGGGTGTACGCGACCGAGTTCCCGCCGCAGGTAACCATCACCGACGGCGTCGCCGAACTCGCGTCGGCGGAGCTCCACGCCGTCACCATCGCCGACGAGGCGACCGACGACGAGACCGACGGTATCGACCTCCTCGTGCTGACGGGGGACCATCAGGCGCAGACGAACGCGGGTCACTACCGCCTGACGGAGGCGTTTCTCGACCTCGCCGAGGAGATAGGCGTCCAGCAGGTGTTCGCGCTCGGTGGGGTCCCGACCGGCGAACTGGTCGAGGAGCCGAGCGTCCTCGGTGCGGTGTCGGCCGGGGAGCACATCGAGGCGCTCGAAGACGTCGGCGTCGAGTTCCGCGAGGACGAACCGGCGGGCGGCGTCGTCGGCGTCTCGGGGCTCATGCTCGGCCTGGGCGGACGCCGCGGCCTCGAAGTCGCCTGTCTGATGGGCGAGACGAGCGGCTACCTCGTCGACCCCAAGAGCGCACAGGCCGTCCTCGTCGTGCTCGAAGACGTCCTCGGCTTCGACGTCAGCTTCGAGGCGCTCGAAGAGCGCGCCGAGGAGATGGAGGAGGTCGTCGGCAAGATCCAGGAGATGCAGGATCAGCAGGGGTCGGTCCCGACCGACGACGACCTCCGGTACATCGGCTGA
- a CDS encoding 30S ribosomal protein S27e: MAGSYYRVKCTDCENEQIVFGKASTAVNCAVCGTTLATPTGGKAQIDHEIVETVEAR; this comes from the coding sequence ATGGCAGGCTCGTACTACCGCGTCAAGTGCACCGACTGCGAGAACGAACAGATCGTCTTCGGTAAGGCGTCGACCGCTGTCAACTGCGCCGTCTGCGGCACGACGCTGGCGACGCCCACGGGCGGGAAGGCACAGATCGACCACGAAATCGTCGAAACCGTCGAGGCCCGCTGA
- a CDS encoding translation initiation factor IF-2 subunit alpha, translating to MKYSGWPDKGELVVGKVDDIADFGVFIDLEEYEDKRGLAHISEVASGWIKNVRDHVREGQTVVAKVLDVNESSQQIDLSIKDVNEHQRKEKIQEWKNEQKADKWMSLAFGEDVSDEQYSAVANAVLAEFDSLYDGFEQAAIHGAAALEDVDLDEEEVEAFVETARENVSVPYVNVTGYVDLRCPVGDGVEHIREALKAAGGNGDVPEGIELEVTYVGSPEYRIKVRAPDYKTAESELETAAGRARSVIESHGGTATYHRERHEDDE from the coding sequence ATGAAGTACAGTGGCTGGCCCGACAAAGGCGAACTCGTGGTCGGCAAGGTCGACGACATCGCCGACTTCGGCGTCTTCATCGACCTCGAAGAGTACGAGGACAAGCGCGGTCTGGCTCACATTTCGGAGGTGGCCTCGGGCTGGATCAAGAACGTCCGCGACCACGTCCGCGAGGGACAAACGGTCGTCGCGAAGGTGCTCGACGTCAACGAGTCCTCACAGCAGATCGACCTCTCGATCAAGGACGTCAACGAGCACCAGCGCAAGGAGAAGATCCAGGAGTGGAAGAACGAGCAGAAGGCCGACAAGTGGATGTCGCTCGCCTTCGGCGAAGACGTCTCCGACGAGCAGTACTCGGCCGTCGCGAACGCCGTCCTCGCGGAGTTCGACAGCCTCTACGACGGGTTCGAGCAGGCGGCCATCCACGGCGCTGCCGCGCTCGAAGACGTCGACTTAGACGAAGAAGAGGTCGAAGCGTTCGTCGAGACCGCCCGCGAGAACGTCTCCGTCCCGTACGTGAACGTGACGGGCTACGTCGACCTCCGCTGTCCGGTCGGCGACGGCGTCGAGCACATCCGCGAGGCGCTCAAGGCCGCCGGCGGCAACGGCGACGTGCCCGAGGGGATCGAGCTCGAGGTGACGTACGTCGGGTCGCCCGAGTACCGCATCAAGGTTCGCGCGCCCGACTACAAGACGGCCGAGTCCGAACTCGAAACGGCCGCCGGACGCGCGCGGTCGGTCATCGAGTCCCACGGCGGGACCGCCACGTACCACCGCGAGCGACACGAAGACGACGAGTAG
- a CDS encoding RNA-protein complex protein Nop10, translating into MKSDIRVCAAWREAHDRPVYALSDTCPVCGSETTNSAPAPFDPTDAYGEYRRRLKRRRRGDGEAPD; encoded by the coding sequence ATGAAGTCCGACATCCGGGTCTGTGCCGCCTGGCGCGAGGCGCACGACCGGCCCGTGTACGCCCTCTCCGACACCTGTCCCGTCTGTGGCTCCGAAACCACGAACAGCGCCCCGGCCCCGTTCGACCCCACCGACGCCTACGGCGAGTACCGGCGGCGGTTGAAACGCAGGCGTCGCGGAGATGGGGAAGCGCCCGACTGA
- a CDS encoding PAS domain-containing sensor histidine kinase, with the protein MDTTPVETVLLDRTLDIVVLLDESGRFRYANSAVERVLGYAPDDVLGRDALSLVHPDDRPRVSSVFTRLVDAAPRDADARALSPTEFRYRAADGSWVWLAAQMSTEPALGSDEYVVTCRDVSPRREAEAEQRRTHQRFLTITEHTNDVLWMFSGDYSEVLFINSAYETVWGRSVDDLRADPTDFINGVHPADRDRVHETMARLSDGESVDLEYRVDATNSYRTWVWVQGYPLVDDDGSVSAVVGFARDVTDRRERERQLLVMDRLLRHNLRNEMNLILGHAEQARSNGGEAVEADVARIVRAGEHLLRTVDKERDVVGLLTNDPDPVVVDLVAVTTDICGRVRERYPEATIEVSLPETVDVRAVPKLSLAIYELLTNAVEHADVDDPTVTLTVRVDHEDDGDGESVVGSDDGVADSDDDGAGGTSDARTVTLSVADECPPIPIQEIRVLRGERDVRSVYHGSGLGLWLVYWAVDRSGGDLAFGSGTRGNTVSVTLDAA; encoded by the coding sequence ATGGACACTACGCCGGTCGAGACGGTGCTGCTCGACCGCACCCTCGACATCGTCGTGCTCCTCGACGAGTCGGGCCGCTTCCGATACGCGAACTCCGCGGTCGAGCGTGTACTCGGCTACGCGCCCGACGACGTTCTGGGGCGGGACGCCCTCTCCCTCGTCCACCCTGACGACCGTCCACGCGTCTCCTCGGTGTTCACGCGCCTCGTCGACGCCGCTCCTCGCGACGCCGACGCACGGGCGCTGTCGCCCACGGAGTTTCGCTACCGCGCGGCGGACGGCTCGTGGGTCTGGCTGGCCGCGCAGATGTCGACCGAACCGGCGCTCGGCTCCGACGAGTACGTCGTCACCTGTCGCGACGTCAGCCCGCGGCGAGAGGCCGAGGCGGAACAGCGCCGCACTCACCAGCGGTTCCTCACCATCACCGAACACACCAACGACGTCCTCTGGATGTTCTCGGGCGACTACTCGGAGGTGCTGTTCATCAACTCGGCGTACGAGACGGTGTGGGGACGGTCGGTCGACGACCTTCGGGCCGACCCGACCGATTTCATCAACGGCGTCCACCCCGCGGACCGTGACCGGGTCCACGAGACGATGGCGCGGCTCTCCGACGGCGAGTCGGTCGACCTCGAATACCGCGTCGACGCCACCAACAGCTACCGGACGTGGGTCTGGGTCCAGGGGTACCCGCTCGTCGACGACGACGGATCGGTCTCGGCCGTCGTCGGCTTCGCCCGGGACGTGACCGACCGACGCGAGCGCGAGCGCCAACTCCTCGTGATGGACCGCCTCCTCCGTCACAACCTCCGCAACGAGATGAACCTCATCCTCGGACACGCGGAACAGGCCCGCTCGAACGGGGGCGAAGCCGTCGAAGCCGACGTCGCCCGCATCGTCCGGGCGGGCGAACACCTCCTGCGGACGGTCGACAAGGAGCGAGACGTCGTCGGCCTCCTCACCAACGACCCGGACCCCGTCGTCGTCGACCTCGTCGCGGTGACGACGGACATCTGCGGACGCGTCCGGGAGCGGTATCCGGAGGCGACCATCGAGGTGTCGCTTCCGGAGACGGTCGACGTCCGTGCGGTTCCGAAGCTCTCTCTCGCCATCTACGAACTCCTCACGAACGCCGTCGAACACGCCGACGTGGACGACCCGACGGTCACGCTCACCGTCAGGGTCGACCACGAGGACGATGGCGACGGGGAAAGCGTCGTCGGCAGCGATGACGGGGTCGCCGACAGCGACGACGACGGGGCCGGTGGCACGAGCGACGCCCGGACGGTCACGCTCTCGGTCGCTGACGAGTGCCCGCCGATTCCGATCCAGGAGATCCGTGTCCTCCGCGGCGAGCGCGACGTCCGCTCCGTCTACCACGGCAGCGGACTGGGGCTGTGGCTCGTCTACTGGGCCGTCGACCGTTCCGGTGGCGACCTCGCGTTCGGAAGCGGGACGCGGGGGAACACGGTCTCGGTCACGCTGGACGCGGCCTGA
- a CDS encoding 50S ribosomal protein L44e — translation MQIPRRFNTYCPHCNAHHEHEVEKVRTGRATGMKWAARQERRGEATIGNAGKFSKVPGGDKPTKKTHLKYRCSDCGKAHMREGWRAGRLEFQE, via the coding sequence ATGCAGATACCTCGCCGATTTAATACGTACTGTCCGCACTGCAACGCGCACCACGAACACGAGGTCGAGAAGGTCCGTACCGGCCGCGCGACGGGGATGAAGTGGGCCGCCCGCCAGGAGCGCCGTGGCGAGGCCACCATCGGGAACGCCGGCAAGTTCTCGAAGGTGCCCGGTGGCGACAAGCCGACGAAGAAGACCCACCTGAAGTACCGCTGTTCCGACTGTGGCAAGGCGCACATGCGCGAGGGCTGGCGCGCCGGCCGACTGGAGTTCCAGGAGTAA